TGGATTCTGCGCTGCCTTGCGCCTGACCTTGTTGAGTCGCGCCGATCAAGCTGACGTATACATCGACTTCTTCTTCAGCCTTCAGTTCTTCTTCTATTCTTTGCACTACTTCGTCGGTTGCCGCTGTCGACGAACCGTTTTCGAGCTCAACCGTAACGCTGACGAATCCTTCATCTGTCGCCGGCAAGAATTCAGTTCCCACTTGGGAAACACCGAATGCGCCAAGGCCAAGGAACAACAAGGCGGTCAACAGCACAAGAATGCGGTGGCGCAATGCCCACAATACGCTTTTCTCAAATCCACGAACACCTTTAGAATCAGGCTTCACTGTCTTTGGTTTACCGTCTTTTTGGCCGAGCATCCGAGAAGCCATCATTGGAATGACAGTGAGGGCGACAGCAAGCGAAGCGATTAAGCTGAACGAAATCGTTAACGCAAACTCAAAGAAAATTTCTCCGATTAGGCCGGAGATGAAAATAACTGGAACGAATACGGCGACAGTGGTCAATGTCGAAGCAGTGATTGCCCCAGCCACTTCACGCGATCCATCTGATGCTGCTTGTTTCGGCTTTTTGCCCATCGCCAAATGGCGTTCGATGTTTTCGATGACGACAATGGCATTATCGACAAGCATCCCAATGCCAAGCGCTAAAGCACCAAGTGTCAAAATGTTCAACGCGAAGTCGGCAAAGAACATCAATACAAAGGTCACGATGACCGAATAAGGAATTGCCACACCGATGATGATTGGGCTCTTGATTCCGCGGAGGAAGAAGAACAACACCAGCATCGCGAATATGCCGCCCAGGATTAGAGTTTGTCCGATATTATTGATGGCCAGTTTAACATAGTCTCCCTGGTCAAATAGAATATCCGCCTCTACAGCCGAGAAGCGCTCTTCTGCAAGCAATTCATCGAGACGTTCTTGAAAAGCGGTCGAAACGTCTGCTGTGTTGGCACCGGATTCCTGAAGCACCGACAGCAATACCGCCGGCTCTTCATTGGCACGCGTCTCGCTGCTAGTTTCCCGTTCTGTCACTGCGACTTCCGCAACATCAGCCACTGTGACATTGTCGCCGGAAAGTGGATCGACCGTCACGATCAAGTCTTCAAGGTCCTCAACACTTTCGAGCGTGCTGACAATGCGCGTTGTTAAATTGCGCCCGTCTTCCGTTTCAATGGGGTCGCCTGGTAAGGAAATATTGTTTGCTTGGATCAATTGAACAATATCTGCTTGCTGCAATCCCCTTTCTTCGAGTTCTTCGGGGTCCAGCTTGATCGAAATATCCTCGATCAAAGAGCCGGAGACGTTCACGCTCGCTACGCCGTCTGTCTGACGCAGCTGGGTTTCCAACTCTTCTGCAATGGCACGGACATCTTGCCCAGCGTCAGTAGCGCGCAAAGACAATTGGATGATTGGGAATTGCGACGGATCGAATTTCAAGAAGCGCGGATCGTTTGAGTCGTCCGGAATCGGCGTTTGGGCGATTCGTTGTGTGACTTCTGACTGCACATCGTCAATATCTGTGTCCCAGCCAAACTCCAGCAAGATGAAATTGGATCCTTCTTGGCTATTCGACTGAACCGATTCGATTCCCGGCAAAGTCGCCAAGCTTTCTTCTAGCGGTTTGGTCACTTTTTCGTTTACTTCCGTCGGGCTGGCTCCTGGGTAATTGGTAACTACTACGCCAATCGGCGGATTCAACTCTGGAATTAACGTTACCGGTATGCGAAGAAACGATACCGCCCCTAGAATGATGACCAAAATCATCGTCACAATGGTCAGTACTGGTCGCTTAATGGAAAAATCGCTTAGTTTCATTTCTTCAATCCCTCTCTATGCCTGGTCCTTTAATCATAAGAAAAAATGCCCTGTACCGCAAACTTAAGGTCGTCTGTTCACAAGACCGCCATGTTTTCCGTAGCAATGAAAAATAATAGCTTGTTTGCCAGTATACCAAAAACAGCCTGCCAAAAAGGCAGGCTGTTGGAAATTTATTTCTTATAGAAGACTATACAAGCGGATTTCCGGATTTTTATCTTGGAACCAGCGCGTTGCAAAATCGTTTTCGAACAAGAACACTAAATTGTCATAGCGGTCTTTAACCAGCATGGAGCGGCCACTTGACATTGACTCTTTAACATCTTCCTCGTTTTCGATCCAGCGTGCAATTTTATTGCCGACTGGTTCCATTCTGACGTCTACATTGTATTCATTTTTCATGCGGTGCTCGAACACTTCAAACTGAAGCTGTCCAACTGCGCCAAGAATGACTTCTTCCAAATGCAGTGTTTTGTAATACTGGATAGCGCCTTCTTG
This is a stretch of genomic DNA from Planococcus maritimus. It encodes these proteins:
- a CDS encoding efflux RND transporter permease subunit — encoded protein: MKLSDFSIKRPVLTIVTMILVIILGAVSFLRIPVTLIPELNPPIGVVVTNYPGASPTEVNEKVTKPLEESLATLPGIESVQSNSQEGSNFILLEFGWDTDIDDVQSEVTQRIAQTPIPDDSNDPRFLKFDPSQFPIIQLSLRATDAGQDVRAIAEELETQLRQTDGVASVNVSGSLIEDISIKLDPEELEERGLQQADIVQLIQANNISLPGDPIETEDGRNLTTRIVSTLESVEDLEDLIVTVDPLSGDNVTVADVAEVAVTERETSSETRANEEPAVLLSVLQESGANTADVSTAFQERLDELLAEERFSAVEADILFDQGDYVKLAINNIGQTLILGGIFAMLVLFFFLRGIKSPIIIGVAIPYSVIVTFVLMFFADFALNILTLGALALGIGMLVDNAIVVIENIERHLAMGKKPKQAASDGSREVAGAITASTLTTVAVFVPVIFISGLIGEIFFEFALTISFSLIASLAVALTVIPMMASRMLGQKDGKPKTVKPDSKGVRGFEKSVLWALRHRILVLLTALLFLGLGAFGVSQVGTEFLPATDEGFVSVTVELENGSSTAATDEVVQRIEEELKAEEEVDVYVSLIGATQQGQAQGSAESNTAEIYVKLVPLDERERSVFEFVDDVQPQVLEEIGDDALVNFNLQTAAGSTPNTLSFTVTDTDKQRLDEAVAAIDGELASLPNVVELTNDRQETIDEIQMTIDREAATENSLAPVQIAQTVNNITRGVLATQVIDERDEVLSVFVSYDEEQRDSVESLRELTLRTPSGAFVELQDLADIEVAQGPVSISRVDQAESVSFTLQYPSNQTLGDISTVVDEAIADLDLSDQTVVSFGGDRELFEDSIDDMLLAVVLAIVLVYIVMAAQFESFKYPLVIMFTVPLMVIGVSIALFVTQTPISITAVIGVLVLVGIVVNNGIVLVDYINQRKEAGLASFEAIVTAVHDRRRPILMTALTTILGLLPLAIGIGEGTEINQPMGIAVIGGLISSTFLSLYVVPVVYSLFDRETRFMNSKKRKAARAEK